DNA from Sorangium aterium:
CTGAGGGCGCCGTTCGTGCGCTATGTGCACGCGTCGTTTCTCCACCTCCGGTCCGACGTGCTGCGCGTCGCGGCCGGGTGAGCCGAGGGCGAGCACGCCTGTCGTGACCGAGCGCGCGGCGCGTGCGCCTCGGGGCCGCGCGGGCTGCTGACCTGGGCATTCGCGTTCATCCGTAGGACAGCAAGGATGTCCTCCGTCCGGAGAGGCCTTGCTCGATGACGGAAATAAAAGACATCGGGGGTTCCTTCGGAGGAGACGTGACCCGGAGCTGCACGCCGTCATGATTCCGCGTCGTCGTTGGAGTAGGACCCGAACTCGTTCGACACCGGCGTGCGGCCTAGCTTCTGGAGCTCGCGCTTCGTGGCGCGGACCAGGTGCCGCATGGTGACGATCCCGCCGTCGCTCGCGGCGAGGAAGGCCGCGGCGACCGCGATGTTCTTGATGTTGCCGCCCGAGAACTTGAACTGACGCGCCATGAACGCCAGATCGAGCTCCGCGTCGCGCGGGGCATCGATGGGCCAGACCTGTCGCCAGATGCGGAGGCGCTCCTCCTCCTCCGGGAGCGGGAACGTGATCGCGAACGCCATGCGGCGCGCGAATGCGTCGTCCAGGTTCCTCCGCAGGTTCGTCGCGAGGATCGTGATCCCTTCGTACTCCTCCATCCGCTGGAGCAGGTAGCTCGTCTCGATGTTGGCATACCGATCGTGCGCGTCCTTGACCTCGGAGCGCTTCCCGAAGAGCGCGTCCGCCTCGTCGAAGAAGAGGATGGCGTTGCTCGTCTCGGCGGCCGCGAAGATCTGCGACAGGTTCTTCTCGGTCTCGCCGATGTACTTGCTCACCACCGAGGAGAGATCGATGCGATAGAGATCGAGCCGCAGCGCGCCCGCGATGATCTCCGCGGCCATCGTCTTGCCCGTGCCGGAGGGGCCCGCGAACAGGACGTTCAGCCCGCGACCGAGCGAGAGCTTGCCCGCGAAGCCCCACTCGTCGAGCACGCGGCCGCGGTGGGTCACGCGATCGCAGATCTCGCGGAGCTGCCGTACCGCGTCCTCCGCGAGCACGAGATCATCCCAGCGATAACGCGGGCGGATCCTCCGCGCGAGCTGGTCGACCGCGTGGCTCGAGCGGCCGCGGCACGCGTCGTAGACGTCGTCCACCGCGGGCGCGTCCTCGTCCCCTCGGAGGCGCGCGCGGCGCCTCGCGCCAGCGGCTGCGCCGCGGATCTGCGCGGCGCTGAAGCGAAACTTGGCCGCGACGGCGTCGATCTCGGCGCCGAAGCCGGGCAGCGCCTCTCGCCACAGCGCCGCGCGCTCCACGCCGTTCGGCATGGGCACGTCGATCTCGACGAAGTCGACGCGCTCCGACGGCTCCGGCTCCCACGGCGCGTCGCGGGACACGAAGACCGCGAGCCCCCCTGGCAGCTGCGGCAGCTCGCGGGCGAGCGCCTCGAGGATGCGCGGCATCCTGGCCCCAGCGTCGCCGAGGAAGAGCGCCGCGCCGCGCAGGACGGCCTCGCGCAGGAGCAGCGACAGCGGCCCCGCCGGAGGATCCGGGAGCGCCGCGAGGTGCTCGCCGTCGACGGCCAGCACCTCGCGGCCGACGCGCGCGCACGCGGCGCTCGCGACGTCGAGGCCGTCGCCGTGGCATGGCTCGCGGAGGTGCACGAGGAGCGATCGCGCGACGCCGCCGCAGCGCGCG
Protein-coding regions in this window:
- a CDS encoding ATP-binding protein — its product is MIAYSSSREHLLAEIDRIDAIIRLCVWRARQATGSAELLQTTGGALDDLLSGPGGLPSWSSSRAEPTEKWSSGWDAICAELRERREESLRSGVPLRFVELCRRFGLTPLDADIVLLCLASEVDLRYEEVFALLQGDSTRRRLSVDLALNLLSSSLEEKLDATSRFFSDAPLVRHAIVRLLGDDGRLHAPWLASTLKLDERIVRHLFDSDEVDPSLAPFVRRVRRAPRHEPAFAAARVDELARELARCGGVARSLLVHLREPCHGDGLDVASAACARVGREVLAVDGEHLAALPDPPAGPLSLLLREAVLRGAALFLGDAGARMPRILEALARELPQLPGGLAVFVSRDAPWEPEPSERVDFVEIDVPMPNGVERAALWREALPGFGAEIDAVAAKFRFSAAQIRGAAAGARRRARLRGDEDAPAVDDVYDACRGRSSHAVDQLARRIRPRYRWDDLVLAEDAVRQLREICDRVTHRGRVLDEWGFAGKLSLGRGLNVLFAGPSGTGKTMAAEIIAGALRLDLYRIDLSSVVSKYIGETEKNLSQIFAAAETSNAILFFDEADALFGKRSEVKDAHDRYANIETSYLLQRMEEYEGITILATNLRRNLDDAFARRMAFAITFPLPEEEERLRIWRQVWPIDAPRDAELDLAFMARQFKFSGGNIKNIAVAAAFLAASDGGIVTMRHLVRATKRELQKLGRTPVSNEFGSYSNDDAES